One Centroberyx gerrardi isolate f3 chromosome 6, fCenGer3.hap1.cur.20231027, whole genome shotgun sequence genomic region harbors:
- the tekt1 gene encoding tektin-1, whose amino-acid sequence MSLLDGNPRQAGGPNLVNIETMRTSSELLTAESQRLILESDKASKRMQQDANKKLDRRIRDIQFLRKELERKLEEIIVEIDFLITFRSRVEKALEACEEPLRVTTLCLEERMKRSPTERLHDEVDRELLKEREVIEGVASLLQRTIEQITEQIRLNRAAKYHLEKDLREKFEAQCIDDSCASMTNHSINNHHKSRDTKITLPSLAVSPEEWECFSDINIAKAEQEKTNSLSLRALVESLLEQTAADMQRQVRATTAALQLNVQEIKTAKSQMEDQLAKVLSECGSQQRNMEALQVAVAEKQIVLSVAEARLSARSRRPAKELCHDPAQSHLNTEVQQLTAHIKRMREAVAQSEIEQRSLIRCQLELQENIEIKANSLYIDEVVCAQLREPIIIRNF is encoded by the exons ATGTCTCTCCTGGACGGCAATCCTCGGCAGGCCGGCGGGCCGAACCTGGTGAATATCGAGACGATGCGGACCAGCTCCGAGCTTCTCACAGCGGAGAGCCAGAGGCTGATCCTGGAAAGTGACAAGGCATCCAAACGCATGCAGCAAGATGCCAACAAGAAACTGG ATCGGCGGATCCGAGACATCCAGTTCCTGAGGAAGGAGCTGGAGCGGAAGCTGGAGGAGATCATCGTGGAGATCGACTTCCTCATAACATTTAGGAGCCGAGTGGAGAAGGCCCTGGAGGCCTGCGAGGAGCCTCTGAGAGTCACCACACTCTGcctggaggagag AATGAAGCGTTCGCCCACTGAGCGGCTGCACGACGAGGTGGACAGAGAGCTgctgaaggagagggaggtgatCGAGGGAGTGGCTTCCCTGCTGCAGCGCACAATAGAGCAGATCACTGAGCAGATACG actgAACCGAGCAGCCAAATACCACCTAGAGAAGGATCTGAGGGAGAAGTTTGAGGCTCAGTGCATCGACGACTCCTGTGCCTCGATGACCAACCATTCCATCAACAACCACCACAAGTCCAGAGACACCAAGATCACTCTGCCAAG ccTGGCGGTGAGTCCAGAGGAGTGGGAGTGCTTCTCGGACATCAACATAGCCAAGGCGGAGCAGGAGAAGACCAACTCTCTGTCCCTGCGAGCCCTGGTGGAGTCTCTCCTGGAGCAGACGGCCGCAGACATGCAGAGGCAGGTCCGGGCCACGACAGCGGCCCTCCAGCTGAACGTCCAGGAGATCAAGACCGCCAAGAGCCAGATGGAGGATCAGCTGGCCAAG GTTCTGTCCGAGTGCGGCAGCCAGCAGAGGAACATGGAGGCTCTCCAAGTGGCCGTCGCGGAGAAGCAGATTGTTCTGAGCGTGGCCGAGGCCCGGCTGTCCGCCCGCAGCCGGAGGCCCGCCAAAGAGCTCTGCCACGACCCGGCACAGTCCCACCTCAACACCGAGGTCCAGCAGCTCACCGCTCACATCAAAAG AATGCGTGAGGCAGTGGCCCAGTCAGAGATAGAGCAGAGGAGTCTGATTCGCTGCCAGCTGGAGCTGCAGGAAAACATCGAGATCAAGGCCAACTCTCTCTACATCGACGAGGTCGTGTGCGCCCAGCTCAGAGAGCCCATTATCATACGCAACTTCTGA
- the xaf1 gene encoding XIAP-associated factor 1 produces the protein MDNKEATRICGQCHKEVAEANFALHEPHCRRFLCLCPDCDESVPREQLDQHREEQHTQVKCSKCNRKVERCHLMDHESDECVERLRCCGFCQLEVPWRELAEHSEACGSRTERCGDCGRYVTLKDQLEHGQTCPATAAGSSDPPLTVNSAPNKRQISVTCSGCKASFPAEDIEEHELECVPAEEAEEEKEDREEEEEKEDREEEEEKEDREEEEEGGDFSREASPQLSSSLKAASMSNRLSREPWGDARDPDQISTCPHCHLALPLITLRWHEAKCQIHILLK, from the exons ATGGACAACAAGGAAGCAACGCGCATCTGCGGCCAATG CCACAAGGAGGTGGCTGAGGCCAACTTCGCTCTGCACGAGCCCCACTGCCGCCGCTTCCTGTGTCTCTGTCCCGACTGTGACGAGTCAGTTCCCAGAGAACAACTGGACCAACACAGAGAGGAGCAGCAcacccag GTGAAATGCTCCAAATGTAACCGGAAGGTGGAGCGTTGCCATCTGATGGATCATGAG TCAGACGAGTGTGTGGAGCGTCTGCGGTGCTGTGGGTTCTGCCAGCTGGAGGTGCCGTGGAGGGAGCTGGCCGAGCACAGCGAGGCCTGCGGGAGCCGCACCGAGCGCTGCGGGGACTGCGGCCGCTACGTCACCCTGAAGGACCAGCTGGAGCACGGCCAGACCTGCCCGGCGACTGCAGCCGGATCCTCGGATCCTCCGCTCACCGTCAACAGCGCGCCTAACAAGA GGCAAATATCAGTGACTTGTAGTGGATGTAAGGCATCTTTCCCAGCTGAAGATATAGAGGAACATGAG CTGGAGTGTGTTCCCGCGgaagaggctgaggaggagaaggaagacagggaggaggaagaggagaaggaagacagggaggaggaggaggagaaggaagacagggaggaggaggaggagggtggtgaTTTCTCCAGGGAGGCCAGTCCTCAGCTCAGCAGCTCCTTGAAGGCGGCCTCCATGTCCAACAGGCTCAGCCGGGAGCCCTGGGGCGACGCAAGAGACCCAGACCAGATCAGCACCTGCCCCCACTGTCATCTGGCCCTGCCCCTCATCACACTACGCTGGCATGAG GCCAAGTGCCAAATCCACATCCtcttgaaatga